In one Drosophila pseudoobscura strain MV-25-SWS-2005 chromosome X, UCI_Dpse_MV25, whole genome shotgun sequence genomic region, the following are encoded:
- the RhoGAP1A gene encoding active breakpoint cluster region-related protein isoform X4: MRIYKQKSSLNLRESSSLAVAGSKDKDRLSLNTDNKYTHTSNAAGSSCRAGGNAGGGIIGNGSGKGSGSSGLNSAPSAGGKLGVEHRFEREDRDKDSGNEKDANGALQQCITELAASIKPQPLEGVEAERELSARLPLHKSSSQYITVIQVKEAKDKEGDEATMSSANDQQQQQQPTPPSTFSRYAGEGAGLGAEPSAPPLSPSLTSYAGHVEAKKKMPPRPPPKNIRRVEPPTIPSQQYHQLSSSPKQETPVYVGSTIAPPSSSGGSLSSDSPGNSLERNIKPSDILRQKSSENLDAKYVTNRKTTPELGKFVTNPELMEELGRKMVGKMDSLEHAKRSEASFGSVSGGCSSLGRTSSTPGRTLNPGRTGAGTVGASPTRCLNKTAKLAVADSSSTSSLEKKSRSSLQASDGGGANQCSVGSKESLASQGISEVIKSYESVSSLSSESAKAPASGPHQSPADHEPYYDSVPLDNGDGEYVFIKPGRTGSSSSRDDLSTPGSSTLPMAQVLSTQTSVVDPESPGRTSNYVNIDYFLQQSNETRSSSLDSDGEYEGPPILRTISHDEQTTSQITPGALRKNLVSAILVCGNARGAKIRSILSSIIHSETIYVECLNKMMQYKKAIHATLGTSQPVIKEEEENTIFFKIDELYEVHTAFLGDLKTIVSHEGGDVLIGEAFKRLADMFELYSAFLHNYGQAIETVKKCSASNPQFKKIVSTIVVNLQTEQSLTLEDLLHKPVARVQINAMVFNDLLRETAANHPDHQPLRQAQKIIQMFLNQFNVCQRLPTESNRNLRRMVRNSFIVELVDGHRKLRHLFLFNDVIACAKYKALGRDRIDYELKWFIPLKDITVYEEAYSAAELKESSPANISQVKRNLRSVRDQLILEANGVRTGDKYRRKLADLESQLVLATPNLVLRLGNKANNKTVTFFLSSDFERTQWMDSITSLKQKCNLPGANTINSLEVTAFIVAMQKGMKTEMGSYLMRNTNDESLLVGDLHMTVQGLGGLEQPADLYICVEVDSYGHYFRKATTKLICRSQTPLWNESFMLELEGSQNVRILLYEAKDRPLLRAKHILKLSHNWLKETTQIRTIKLSETLELTCSFRFVPGELCRATTKPGALFGAKMSQVLKREKRDIPFIISACIREVERRGMLEVGCYRVSGSASDLSKLKKAFESDAYEAEQLLREVDIHSVTGILKTFLRELPEALFTDQLYPRFFDTFSTLSNNNESTRINELLKVFEELPQANKASISLILDHLIRVHEKEADNKMSLHNLAMVFGPTLIRPGQTQVKQKDPLAASTVDVMAQAGILYCFLQARIKN; encoded by the exons AAATCTAGCTTAAATCTGCGCGAGTCATCGTCGTTGGCGGTGGCTGGGAGCAAAGACAAGGATCGGCTCTCGCTCAACACAGATAACAAATACACTCACACATCGAATGCCGCTGGCAGCAGCTGTAGGGCAGGTGGAAATGCAGGTGGGGGAATAATAGGAAATGGGAGTGGAAAGGGGTCAGGAAGCAGTGGGTTGAACTCGGCCCCGTCCGCGGGCGGAAAACTCGGTGTGGAGCACCGCTTCGAGCGGGAGGATAGAGACAAAGACAGCGGTAACGAGAAGGATGCCAATGGAGCCCTGCAGCAATGCATCACGGAGCTGGCGGCGTCAATCAAACCCCAACCACTGGAGGGCGTTGAGGCGGAGCGGGAGTTATCCGCGAGGTTGCCGTTACACAAGTCCTCATCGCAGTACATAACTGTCATTCAGGTCAAGGAGGCCAAAGACAAAGAGGGCGATGAGGCAACCATGTCTTCAGCCaacgaccagcagcagcaacagcagccgacACCACCATCTACATTTTCCCGCTATGCGGGAGAAGGAGCTGGACTGGGCGCAGAGCCCTCGGCTCCGCCCCTGTCGCCATCATTGACTTCGTATGCGGGTCATGTGGAAGCCAAGAAGAAAATGCCACCCAG ACCTCCTCCAAAGAATATTCGACGCGTAGAGCCGCCCACCATTCCCAGCCAGCAGTATCACCAGCTGTCGTCGTCGCCGAAGCAGGAGACGCCGGTATATGTGGGTAGCACCATCGCCCCGCCCAGCAGCTCTGGCGGCAGCCTCTCCTCGGACAGTCCGGGCAACTCACTGGAGCGCAACATTAAACCCTCGGACATCCTCAGGCAAAAGTCGTCGGAGAACCTGGACGCCAAGTACGTGACCAACAGGAAGACCACGCCAGAGCTGGGGAAGTTCGTCACCAACCCGGAGCTGATGGAGGAGCTGGGCCGTAAAATGGTCGGCAAGATGGACAGCCTGGAGCATGCCAAGCGTAGTGAGGCATCTTTTGGCTCCGTCAGCGGTGGATGTAGCAGCCTTGGGCGTACCTCGTCCACGCCAGGAAGAACTCTAAATCCGGGACGCACTGGAGCGGGAACAGTAGGCGCGTCGCCGACACGCTGCCTAAACAAAACGGCGAAACTGGCGGTGGCCGACAGCAGCTCCACGAGCAGCCTCGAGAAGAAGTCGCGCAGCTCCCTGCAGGCCAGCGACGGAGGAGGAGCGAATCAATGCAGTGTTGGCTCTAAGGAATCACTAGCATCACAAGGCATATCGGAAGTT ATCAAGAGCTATGAGAGTGTGTCCTCGCTGAGTTCGGAGAGTGCCAAGGCGCCGGCGTCGGGGCCCCATCAGTCGCCCGCGGACCACGAACCATACTATGACAGCGTTCCACTGGATAATGGCGACGGCGAGTACGTTTTCATCAAGCCCGGTCGCACCGGGTCCTCGTCGAGTCGTGACGACCTGTCTACGCCTGGCAGCAGCACCTTGCCCATGGCCCAGGTCTTGAGCACTCAGACGAGTGTGGTGGATCCCGAATCTCCTGGTCGTACCTCCAACTATGTGAACATCGATTACTTTCTTCA ACAGAGCAATGAAACCCGCTCCAGTTCACTGGACAGCGATGGCGAGTACGAGGGGCCGCCCATACTACGCACCATTTCACACGACGAGCAGACCACATCACAAATCACGCCAGGTGCACTGCGCAAG AACTTAGTTTCAGCGATACTC GTGTGTGGGAATGCGCGGGGTGCAAAGATTCGATCCATCTTGAGCTCAATCATACACAGCGAGACGATCTACGTGGAGTGCCTCAACAAGATGATGCAG TATAAGAAGGCGATCCATGCGACGCTGGGTACATCACAGCCTGTGATtaaagaggaggaggagaacacGATTTTTTTCAAGATCGATGAGCTTTACGAGGTGCACACCGCCTTCCTTGGCGACTTGAAGACTATTGTGTCCCATGAGGGCGGCGATGTGCTGATTGGGGAGGCCTTCAAGCGGCTAGCGGACATGTTCGAGCTGTACAGCGCTTTCCTGCACAACTACGGCCAGGCCATTGAAACTGTGAAGAAGTGCAGCGCCAGCAACCCGCAATTCAAGAAGATCGTCTCAACGATCGTCGTAAACCTGCAGACGGAGCAGTCGCTTACGCTGGAGGATCTGCTGCACAAGCCGGTAGCCAGGGTGCAGATCAACGCTATGGTCTTCAACGATCTGCTCCGCGAGACGGCAGCCAACCATCCGGACCACCAGCCGCTGCGGCAGGCCCAAAAGATCATACAGATGTTCCTCAACCAGTTCAACGTCTGCCAGCGGCTGCCTACGGAGTCAAACCGCAACCTGAGGCGCATGGTTCGCAACTCCTTCATCGTGGAGTTGGTGGACGGTCATCGCAAGCTGCGGCATCTTTTCCTCTTCAATGACGTGATCGCGTGCGCCAAGTACAAGGCCCTGGGTAGGGATCGCATTGACTACGAGCTCAAGTGGTTCATACCACTCAAGGATATCACCGTATACGAGGAGGCGTACAGCGCGGCGGAACTCAAGGAATCTAGTCCTGCGAACATTTCGCAAGTAAAGCGCAACCTGCGCTCGGTGCGCGACCAGCTCATCCTGGAGGCCAATGGAGTGCGCACCGGCGACAAGTACCGACGCAAGCTGGCCGATCTTGAGTCGCAGCTGGTGCTGGCCACGCCCAATCTGGTTCTGCGCCTGGGGAACAAGGCCAACAATAAGACTGTTACCTTCTTCCTCAGCTCGGACTTTGAGCGGACGCAGTGGATGGACTCGATCACATCGCTCAAG CAAAAGTGCAATCTGCCCGGAGCCAATACCATCAACTCGCTGGAGGTCACCGCCTTCATTGTTGCAATGCAGAAGGGCATGAAAACTGAAATGGGTTCGTATCTGATGCGCAACACCAACGACGAAAGCCTTCTCGTCGGCGACCTTCACATGACCGTCCAGGGCCTGGGCGGGCTCGAGCAGCCGGCGGATCTTTATATCTGCGTCGAGGTGGATTCGTATGGGCACTACTTCCGCAAGGCCACAACCAAGTTGATCTGCCGCAGCCAGACGCCGCTGTGGAATGAGAGCTTTATGTTGGAGCTGGAGGGCAGCCAGAATGTACGCATCCTGCTGTATGAGGCGAAAGACCGCCCTCTGCTGAGAGCCAAACACATACTGAAG TTGAGCCACAACTGGCTCAAGGAGACAACCCAGATACGCACAATCAAGTTAAGCGAGACCCTGGAACTGACCTGCAGCTTCCGTTTCGTGCCCGGTGAGCTGTGCCGTGCCACCACGAAGCCAGGCGCCCTCTTTGGAGCCAAAATGAGTCAAGTATTAAA ACGCGAGAAACGCGACATTCCGTTCATCATTAGTGCCTGCATACGGGAGGTGGAGCGACGTGGAATGTTGGAGGTGGGCTGTTATCGCGTCAGCGGCTCTGCTTCGGATCTGTCCAAGCTGAAGAAGGCCTTTGAGTCGG ATGCCTATGAGgcggagcagctgctgcgcgAGGTTGACATCCACTCGGTGACAGGCATTCTGAAGACATTCCTGCGCGAACTCCCCGAAGCCTTGTTCACGGATCAGCTTTATCCGCGCTTCTTTGACACATTCAGCACCctgagcaacaacaacgagtcTACACGCATCAACGAGTTGCTAAAGGTGTTTGAGGAGCTGCCGCAGGCCAACAAGGCATCGATCTCTCTGATCCTGGATCATCTGATAAG AGTCCACGAAAAGGAGGCCGATA
- the RhoGAP1A gene encoding active breakpoint cluster region-related protein isoform X3, which yields MASFKEKFKLWSRGKSSLNLRESSSLAVAGSKDKDRLSLNTDNKYTHTSNAAGSSCRAGGNAGGGIIGNGSGKGSGSSGLNSAPSAGGKLGVEHRFEREDRDKDSGNEKDANGALQQCITELAASIKPQPLEGVEAERELSARLPLHKSSSQYITVIQVKEAKDKEGDEATMSSANDQQQQQQPTPPSTFSRYAGEGAGLGAEPSAPPLSPSLTSYAGHVEAKKKMPPRPPPKNIRRVEPPTIPSQQYHQLSSSPKQETPVYVGSTIAPPSSSGGSLSSDSPGNSLERNIKPSDILRQKSSENLDAKYVTNRKTTPELGKFVTNPELMEELGRKMVGKMDSLEHAKRSEASFGSVSGGCSSLGRTSSTPGRTLNPGRTGAGTVGASPTRCLNKTAKLAVADSSSTSSLEKKSRSSLQASDGGGANQCSVGSKESLASQGISEVIKSYESVSSLSSESAKAPASGPHQSPADHEPYYDSVPLDNGDGEYVFIKPGRTGSSSSRDDLSTPGSSTLPMAQVLSTQTSVVDPESPGRTSNYVNIDYFLQQSNETRSSSLDSDGEYEGPPILRTISHDEQTTSQITPGALRKNLVSAILVCGNARGAKIRSILSSIIHSETIYVECLNKMMQYKKAIHATLGTSQPVIKEEEENTIFFKIDELYEVHTAFLGDLKTIVSHEGGDVLIGEAFKRLADMFELYSAFLHNYGQAIETVKKCSASNPQFKKIVSTIVVNLQTEQSLTLEDLLHKPVARVQINAMVFNDLLRETAANHPDHQPLRQAQKIIQMFLNQFNVCQRLPTESNRNLRRMVRNSFIVELVDGHRKLRHLFLFNDVIACAKYKALGRDRIDYELKWFIPLKDITVYEEAYSAAELKESSPANISQVKRNLRSVRDQLILEANGVRTGDKYRRKLADLESQLVLATPNLVLRLGNKANNKTVTFFLSSDFERTQWMDSITSLKQKCNLPGANTINSLEVTAFIVAMQKGMKTEMGSYLMRNTNDESLLVGDLHMTVQGLGGLEQPADLYICVEVDSYGHYFRKATTKLICRSQTPLWNESFMLELEGSQNVRILLYEAKDRPLLRAKHILKLSHNWLKETTQIRTIKLSETLELTCSFRFVPGELCRATTKPGALFGAKMSQVLKREKRDIPFIISACIREVERRGMLEVGCYRVSGSASDLSKLKKAFESDAYEAEQLLREVDIHSVTGILKTFLRELPEALFTDQLYPRFFDTFSTLSNNNESTRINELLKVFEELPQANKASISLILDHLIRVHEKEADNKMSLHNLAMVFGPTLIRPGQTQVKQKDPLAASTVDVMAQAGILYCFLQARIKN from the exons AAATCTAGCTTAAATCTGCGCGAGTCATCGTCGTTGGCGGTGGCTGGGAGCAAAGACAAGGATCGGCTCTCGCTCAACACAGATAACAAATACACTCACACATCGAATGCCGCTGGCAGCAGCTGTAGGGCAGGTGGAAATGCAGGTGGGGGAATAATAGGAAATGGGAGTGGAAAGGGGTCAGGAAGCAGTGGGTTGAACTCGGCCCCGTCCGCGGGCGGAAAACTCGGTGTGGAGCACCGCTTCGAGCGGGAGGATAGAGACAAAGACAGCGGTAACGAGAAGGATGCCAATGGAGCCCTGCAGCAATGCATCACGGAGCTGGCGGCGTCAATCAAACCCCAACCACTGGAGGGCGTTGAGGCGGAGCGGGAGTTATCCGCGAGGTTGCCGTTACACAAGTCCTCATCGCAGTACATAACTGTCATTCAGGTCAAGGAGGCCAAAGACAAAGAGGGCGATGAGGCAACCATGTCTTCAGCCaacgaccagcagcagcaacagcagccgacACCACCATCTACATTTTCCCGCTATGCGGGAGAAGGAGCTGGACTGGGCGCAGAGCCCTCGGCTCCGCCCCTGTCGCCATCATTGACTTCGTATGCGGGTCATGTGGAAGCCAAGAAGAAAATGCCACCCAG ACCTCCTCCAAAGAATATTCGACGCGTAGAGCCGCCCACCATTCCCAGCCAGCAGTATCACCAGCTGTCGTCGTCGCCGAAGCAGGAGACGCCGGTATATGTGGGTAGCACCATCGCCCCGCCCAGCAGCTCTGGCGGCAGCCTCTCCTCGGACAGTCCGGGCAACTCACTGGAGCGCAACATTAAACCCTCGGACATCCTCAGGCAAAAGTCGTCGGAGAACCTGGACGCCAAGTACGTGACCAACAGGAAGACCACGCCAGAGCTGGGGAAGTTCGTCACCAACCCGGAGCTGATGGAGGAGCTGGGCCGTAAAATGGTCGGCAAGATGGACAGCCTGGAGCATGCCAAGCGTAGTGAGGCATCTTTTGGCTCCGTCAGCGGTGGATGTAGCAGCCTTGGGCGTACCTCGTCCACGCCAGGAAGAACTCTAAATCCGGGACGCACTGGAGCGGGAACAGTAGGCGCGTCGCCGACACGCTGCCTAAACAAAACGGCGAAACTGGCGGTGGCCGACAGCAGCTCCACGAGCAGCCTCGAGAAGAAGTCGCGCAGCTCCCTGCAGGCCAGCGACGGAGGAGGAGCGAATCAATGCAGTGTTGGCTCTAAGGAATCACTAGCATCACAAGGCATATCGGAAGTT ATCAAGAGCTATGAGAGTGTGTCCTCGCTGAGTTCGGAGAGTGCCAAGGCGCCGGCGTCGGGGCCCCATCAGTCGCCCGCGGACCACGAACCATACTATGACAGCGTTCCACTGGATAATGGCGACGGCGAGTACGTTTTCATCAAGCCCGGTCGCACCGGGTCCTCGTCGAGTCGTGACGACCTGTCTACGCCTGGCAGCAGCACCTTGCCCATGGCCCAGGTCTTGAGCACTCAGACGAGTGTGGTGGATCCCGAATCTCCTGGTCGTACCTCCAACTATGTGAACATCGATTACTTTCTTCA ACAGAGCAATGAAACCCGCTCCAGTTCACTGGACAGCGATGGCGAGTACGAGGGGCCGCCCATACTACGCACCATTTCACACGACGAGCAGACCACATCACAAATCACGCCAGGTGCACTGCGCAAG AACTTAGTTTCAGCGATACTC GTGTGTGGGAATGCGCGGGGTGCAAAGATTCGATCCATCTTGAGCTCAATCATACACAGCGAGACGATCTACGTGGAGTGCCTCAACAAGATGATGCAG TATAAGAAGGCGATCCATGCGACGCTGGGTACATCACAGCCTGTGATtaaagaggaggaggagaacacGATTTTTTTCAAGATCGATGAGCTTTACGAGGTGCACACCGCCTTCCTTGGCGACTTGAAGACTATTGTGTCCCATGAGGGCGGCGATGTGCTGATTGGGGAGGCCTTCAAGCGGCTAGCGGACATGTTCGAGCTGTACAGCGCTTTCCTGCACAACTACGGCCAGGCCATTGAAACTGTGAAGAAGTGCAGCGCCAGCAACCCGCAATTCAAGAAGATCGTCTCAACGATCGTCGTAAACCTGCAGACGGAGCAGTCGCTTACGCTGGAGGATCTGCTGCACAAGCCGGTAGCCAGGGTGCAGATCAACGCTATGGTCTTCAACGATCTGCTCCGCGAGACGGCAGCCAACCATCCGGACCACCAGCCGCTGCGGCAGGCCCAAAAGATCATACAGATGTTCCTCAACCAGTTCAACGTCTGCCAGCGGCTGCCTACGGAGTCAAACCGCAACCTGAGGCGCATGGTTCGCAACTCCTTCATCGTGGAGTTGGTGGACGGTCATCGCAAGCTGCGGCATCTTTTCCTCTTCAATGACGTGATCGCGTGCGCCAAGTACAAGGCCCTGGGTAGGGATCGCATTGACTACGAGCTCAAGTGGTTCATACCACTCAAGGATATCACCGTATACGAGGAGGCGTACAGCGCGGCGGAACTCAAGGAATCTAGTCCTGCGAACATTTCGCAAGTAAAGCGCAACCTGCGCTCGGTGCGCGACCAGCTCATCCTGGAGGCCAATGGAGTGCGCACCGGCGACAAGTACCGACGCAAGCTGGCCGATCTTGAGTCGCAGCTGGTGCTGGCCACGCCCAATCTGGTTCTGCGCCTGGGGAACAAGGCCAACAATAAGACTGTTACCTTCTTCCTCAGCTCGGACTTTGAGCGGACGCAGTGGATGGACTCGATCACATCGCTCAAG CAAAAGTGCAATCTGCCCGGAGCCAATACCATCAACTCGCTGGAGGTCACCGCCTTCATTGTTGCAATGCAGAAGGGCATGAAAACTGAAATGGGTTCGTATCTGATGCGCAACACCAACGACGAAAGCCTTCTCGTCGGCGACCTTCACATGACCGTCCAGGGCCTGGGCGGGCTCGAGCAGCCGGCGGATCTTTATATCTGCGTCGAGGTGGATTCGTATGGGCACTACTTCCGCAAGGCCACAACCAAGTTGATCTGCCGCAGCCAGACGCCGCTGTGGAATGAGAGCTTTATGTTGGAGCTGGAGGGCAGCCAGAATGTACGCATCCTGCTGTATGAGGCGAAAGACCGCCCTCTGCTGAGAGCCAAACACATACTGAAG TTGAGCCACAACTGGCTCAAGGAGACAACCCAGATACGCACAATCAAGTTAAGCGAGACCCTGGAACTGACCTGCAGCTTCCGTTTCGTGCCCGGTGAGCTGTGCCGTGCCACCACGAAGCCAGGCGCCCTCTTTGGAGCCAAAATGAGTCAAGTATTAAA ACGCGAGAAACGCGACATTCCGTTCATCATTAGTGCCTGCATACGGGAGGTGGAGCGACGTGGAATGTTGGAGGTGGGCTGTTATCGCGTCAGCGGCTCTGCTTCGGATCTGTCCAAGCTGAAGAAGGCCTTTGAGTCGG ATGCCTATGAGgcggagcagctgctgcgcgAGGTTGACATCCACTCGGTGACAGGCATTCTGAAGACATTCCTGCGCGAACTCCCCGAAGCCTTGTTCACGGATCAGCTTTATCCGCGCTTCTTTGACACATTCAGCACCctgagcaacaacaacgagtcTACACGCATCAACGAGTTGCTAAAGGTGTTTGAGGAGCTGCCGCAGGCCAACAAGGCATCGATCTCTCTGATCCTGGATCATCTGATAAG AGTCCACGAAAAGGAGGCCGATA